The candidate division KSB1 bacterium nucleotide sequence GGCAATCGCGAGTGTGTACGCGACGGCTTCAACGGCTTCCTGTGCACGCCGCGGGCGCCGGAGGAGTCTATCCAGGCAATCGAGAGACTGCGCAAGGACAGGGGCTTGTATCGGACGATGAGCCGCAATTGTGTGGCAGTGAGCAAAGAGCTCTTCGACATCGAGGTGAACGCCCGTGCCGTTACTCGGCTCTACGACGAGGTCTGGGAGCATATTTCGGGCAGGCGACGCCCAGGGCGGGCACAGGATTCGCTTCAGACCGACGTCCCAAGGCCGAGCAACCGCGCAGCAGGCCGCCTCCCCTCGCGGGAAAGGCGGAGCCCGGAATGTGGCCACGACCCCAGGACTTCGCAGGATTGGCCGCTGGGCCTAGGCGACCTCAGGCTTGGCAATCCCTTGGGCGTGGAGGGGGAGAAGGAGTCTCGACGTGCGCATCGCCAAGGCCCCGACAACGTGGCAAGGTAGTTGCAGATGTGCTGGGCTGCGCGCGTGCGCACAGAAGCCGGGTGCATTTTGTATCAACCTGAACCATCTACTGGGCGGATATCGTCCGCTGTCGATCCCATGGAGTAGGTAGAGCGAGGAAGCGCCCTCATGACGCCTTGGATAGGCTTAGCCGGCTGTTCGCTGCTCATTGCGTTGAGTGCCACACCGTTGTGTCGGCGGCTGGCGATCCGCCTTGGCATCCTGGCCCGCCACAACCACAGGACCATTCACTCCGGCAGAATCTCCAAGCTGGGAGGCGCGGCCCTTTTTGTAGCCGTGGTGGTCCCGGCGCTCGTTTTGGCCTTGGCGCCAGGGCTGTGGACAAGAGAGCTCACCGGTGTGCTGCTGGCGAGCACAGTGCTCTTCCTGGTGGGCGCCGTTGATGATGTGCGCGGTCTGGGCTGCAACTTGAAGCTCCTTTTGCAGTCCTCAGGCGCTTTGCTGCTGGTGGCATTCGGCTTCAAGATCGAAACCTTGGTGCTGCCAGGCATAGGCAGCCTTTCCCTCGGCTGGGCCAGTCTCCCGTTCACCCTGCTGTGGATTGTGGGCATTACCAACGCCATCAACCTCATCGATGGCCTGGACGGCCTAGCTGTGGGCGTGGCCTTGTCCGCCATCGCCTTAGCGGGCGGCCTGGCCTTCGCCCATGGCGAATGGACGGTGGTGACTGTGGCCGCGCTGCTAATTGCGTCGCTGCTGGGCTTTTTGCCCTACAACCTCCACCCGGCCTCCATTTTCATGGGGGATTCGGGGAGCCTGTTCTTGGGACTACTGGTTGCTTGGATCACCGCGGCAGGCGCACGCATCGGGCCCGGAAAGGTGATGATCCTCCTTCCTCTCCTCTCCCTGGCCCTGCCGGTGACGGATACATTGTGGGCCATCATCAGGCGGGTGCGGCGTGGCATTCACCCTTTTGTTGCTGACCGCGAGCACATTCACCACCGCTTGCTCAATGCAGGCCTGTCGCACGGCACTGCCTCCCTTCTCCTGTCGGCGGGCAGCTTAGCGCTGGCGGTGGCGGCGTTGCTGCTGGCAGGCAGGTGGGAATCGTCGCTTCCTCCCCTCCTTTCCTCCTGCCTTGCTCCCTGAAGAAGTGCTTCCCCGTTGCGTCCCACCAGCCTCTGACCGGGGTGGTCGGGGCGTTCGCACTATGCGACGCCCCGCGTGTGCTTCCTGGCCCATGCCTTTTCCTGCTACCGCGGCGAGACGAAGTAACTGCCTGGTGGATGTGCGTGGAGCTGTTCTGGGAAGGAC carries:
- a CDS encoding undecaprenyl/decaprenyl-phosphate alpha-N-acetylglucosaminyl 1-phosphate transferase, whose product is MTPWIGLAGCSLLIALSATPLCRRLAIRLGILARHNHRTIHSGRISKLGGAALFVAVVVPALVLALAPGLWTRELTGVLLASTVLFLVGAVDDVRGLGCNLKLLLQSSGALLLVAFGFKIETLVLPGIGSLSLGWASLPFTLLWIVGITNAINLIDGLDGLAVGVALSAIALAGGLAFAHGEWTVVTVAALLIASLLGFLPYNLHPASIFMGDSGSLFLGLLVAWITAAGARIGPGKVMILLPLLSLALPVTDTLWAIIRRVRRGIHPFVADREHIHHRLLNAGLSHGTASLLLSAGSLALAVAALLLAGRWESSLPPLLSSCLAP